The following coding sequences lie in one Vanessa atalanta chromosome 1, ilVanAtal1.2, whole genome shotgun sequence genomic window:
- the LOC125064036 gene encoding uncharacterized protein LOC125064036, which yields MKILCVFFVFASALLEAKGYPYPYYGNVDSISYGSIDSSRGGMALSRYYNPYYNPRAIGAGMAAFMFKPEEQYQPQTSQYYLPDRRRQTQPEFNYPPQQNEVYYPQVPEQSEPLPEQPAVLSEQPAVLPELPVITEATEIAEPTEKTEQVTTTLKSVITPELTEPETEEVPKALPSPKRRVTKRKQVKRPVDDDEEEGEEYPPRMPTGAYFPMFFGYGGRSGGGTPNGATAIANAFSTGRGGVATSHATAYGPPRQDSKI from the exons ATGAAGATACTTTGCGTGTTCTTCGTCTTTGCAAGTGCTTTGTTGGAAGCGAAAGGATATCCCTATCCCTATTACGGAAATGTGGACTCAA tttcttACGGTTCCATCGACAGCTCCCGTGGAGGCATGGCGTTAAGCCGCTACTACAACCCGTATTATAATCCAAGGGCGATTGGAGCCGGTATGGCTGCTTTCATGTTCAAGCCCGAGGAACAGTATCAACCACAAACCAGCCAATACTATTTACCGGACAGGAGGCGTCAAACACAACCTGAGTTCAATTACCCCCCACAGCAAAATGAAGTCTACTACCCACAAGTACCTGAACAATCCGAACCATTGCCCGAACAGCCTGCTGTACTTTCTGAACAGCCCGCTGTATTACCAGAACTGCCGGTTATCACCGAAGCTACGGAAATCGCCGAACCAACCGAAAAAACAGAACAAGTTACAACCACACTGAAATCTGTTATCACGCCTGAATTGACGGAGCCTGAAACAGAAGAGGTGCCTAAAGCATTACCGTCTCCGAAAAGACGTGTCACTAAAAGGAAGCAGGTTAAGCGCCCAGTAGATGATGATGAAGAAGAAGGTGAAGAATATCCTCCTAGGATGCCAACAGGAGCTTATTTCCCAATGTTCTTCGGTTACGGTGGAAGATCAGGTGGTGGTACTCCTAATGGTGCTACTGCAATTGCCAACGCTTTCAGCACAGGACGTGGAGGTGTAGCTACCAGCCATGCGACGGCATACGGGCCCCCCAGACAAgacagtaaaatttaa
- the LOC125077573 gene encoding glycine-rich cell wall structural protein-like: protein MAKFSYLVYFFAIAVGSSVYAEDNGDVNNRKPRHLVKNKLCFKYGICGGGGYQGGHGFHGGHGFQGGHGYQGGYGGHDGGYGGYQGGYPYPPINIGISQAQSSASAGGGGYGSETYPNNYQYNNGYPYNGNAYYGGYNGNKRPGYFGNGYGSYNNQFNGNYYSGQGGYGFQRPFGFNYDDNHEDNKPIDEEDDGDYSRSNKN from the exons ATGGCAAAGTTTTCGTACTTGGTCTATTTCTTCGCCATTGCTGTGGGAAGTTCTGTATACGCTGAAG ATAACGGTGACGTAAATAATAGAAAACCACGACATTTAGTCAAGAACAAATTATGCTTTAAATACGGAATATGTGGTGGCGGTGGTTATCAGGGTGGTCATGGTTTCCATGGTGGCCATGGATTTCAGGGTGGTCATGGATACCAGGGTGGTTACGGTGGTCATGATGGAGGCTACGGTGGATATCAGGGTGGCTACCCATACCCACCCATCAATATTGGAATCAGTCAAGCTCAGTCCTCAGCAAGCGCAGGTGGTGGAGGGTACGGTAGCGAAACTTACCCAAACAACTACCAATATAACAACGGTTACCCGTACAACGGAAATGCTTATTATGGAGGTTACAATGGTAACAAAAGGCCTGGTTATTTTGGTAATGGCTATGGATCATATAATAACCAATTTAATGGGAACTATTATAGTGGTCAAGGAGGGTATGGATTCCAAAGGCCTTTTGGTTTTAACTATGACGATAATCATGAAGATAACAAGCCGATTGATGAGGAAGACGATGGTGATTATAGTAGATCGAATAAAAACTAA
- the LOC125064066 gene encoding uncharacterized protein LOC125064066, translated as MRLLFVIFLLYVVFVSAAPQSKLQFGNNENNKQVVEEVVVESVLHIKSQSGNRQARTDARTNLQDGARVAETKIY; from the exons ATGCGTCTCCTATTTGTGATATTCCTTCTCTACGTCGTCTTCGTGTCCGCTGCACCGCAATCTAAGCTTCAATTCGGTAACAATG AAAACAACAAGCAAGTGGTAGAAGAGGTTGTGGTGGAATCAGTTCTCCATATCAAGAGTCAATCCGGTAATCGTCAAGCGAGGACTGACGCTAGAACTAACTTGCAAGATGGCGCCCGAGTCGCGGAAACGAAAATTTATTAA
- the LOC125077580 gene encoding nuclear pore complex protein NUP62-like — translation MYAKIIVVLSVLAVSKAAPAPYGEKLPELIWRVGRAPNVAFGFGSGFSSNIGGISHSSSIGSSFQSGDASAYGAGIGSSDGNTFARGVGYAHASPYSHFGLQQPHVPVYNNAFPRPYGSAVSSAQNFGNFGSAASSSQSQNGFGSAVSAVQNNGLGPYQSAVSSAQNLRGYGSSVSSASSNGLDFGTAVSSAENNGGYGSAISMAQNHGLNNFGSAISAAQNIGGYRSSTAQTIQQQGGSLRHSGATSINGPGLQTAQSHAINNGYY, via the exons atgTACGCTAAGATTATTGTAGTGTTATCTGTGCTCGCAGTTAGCAAGGCGGCTCCTGCTCCTTATG gtgaAAAATTACCAGAACTCATTTGGCGTGTTGGTCGAGCCCCAAATGTTGCCTTCGGATTTGGCAGTGGATTCAGCAGTAACATTGGTGGCATCAGTCATTCCTCAAGCATCGGATCGTCGTTCCAAAGCGGTGATGCCAGCGCATACGGTGCTGGTATTGGATCCTCAGATGGCAATACTTTTGCTAGAGGCGTTGGTTATGCACATGCTTCACCATATTCACACTTTGGATTACAACAGCCTCACGTTCCCGTTTATAACAACGCATTTCCAAGACCCTACGGTTCTGCTGTATCTTCAGCACAAAACTTCGGAAACTTTGGCTCAGCAGCGTCTTCGTCTCAGTCCCAAAACGGGTTTGGATCGGCGGTCTCCGCAGTTCAGAACAACGGCTTAGGCCCCTACCAATCAGCTGTTTCTTCCGCACAAAACTTGCGAGGCTATGGATCTTCTGTATCTAGCGCTAGCTCAAATGGTTTAGATTTTGGAACAGCTGTTTCTTCCGCTGAAAATAATGGAGGATACGGATCAGCTATTTCGATGGCACAGAATCATGGCCTTAATAACTTTGGTTCAGCAATTTCTGCAGCCCAGAACATTGGAGGTTATAGATCGAGCACAGCACAAACTATTCAGCAGCAAGGTGGTTCTCTTCGCCACAGTGGAGCCACTAGCATCAATGGACCTGGACTTCAAACGGCACAGTCTCACGCCATTAACAacggttattattaa
- the LOC125064304 gene encoding glycine-rich cell wall structural protein-like, giving the protein MRRPAYVLFAIFLAFANASERVRRGYGGGGGGGGGGGFGFGGGGGFGYGGGGSAGGGAGGGAGGGFGGGLDVIREGVHGILGKVHEGINHLKGSGGFGASGGIGGGLGGGAGGGGGSGFGGGNGGGSGGGLGGGNEKSIYTKSDDGKSGGFAFTGTTGNGGYGGGGGYSSGGSGSGYGGGAGFGGGAGGGSGGGTGGSNGKGGYGGGNGGFGGSGSGGLGGGASGGNGGGSGVGKGQGGSGGFGGGNGGGYGGGAGGGLGGGHGGSGSLGGSNGGSGGFGGGGGGSGGYGGGSGLGGGSGGGNGGGYGGSGGFGGGSSGSGGNGAGSGLGAGSGGGHGGSTGGSGGFGGGSSGSGGYGGGSGLGGGSGGGHGGSGGFGGGSGGSGGYGGGSGGGLGGGAGGGLGGGYGGSGSSGSGSGGGGGGHSGSGGYGSGTGGSGGLGGGRGGSGSGGGSSGGLGGGFGGGFGGGLGGGLGGGHGGSSGSGGHGGSQGSGGYGSSNSGPGGYGSSGGGSGGYGSSSGSNGGGCGSGSCGGCGSGSCGGQGGAFASASAKASASASASSYGK; this is encoded by the exons ATGAGACGGCCGGCTTACGTATTGTTTGCCATTTTCTTGGCTTTCGCAAATGCTTCAG AAAGAGTCCGTAGAGGTTACGGCGGCGGTGGAGGCGGAGGTGGGGGTGGAGGATTTGGTTTCGGGGGCGGAGGTGGTTTTGGCTACGGAGGTGGCGGCAGCGCCGGAGGTGGTGCCGGTGGTGGTGCCGGTGGTGGCTTCGGGGGTGGTCTCGATGTAATCCGCGAAGGTGTACACGGCATTCTAGGAAAAGTTCACGAAGGCATAAACCATCTTAAAGGAAGTGGTGGCTTCGGTGCCAGCGGTGGAATAGGCGGTGGCCTTGGTGGTGGAGCTGGTGGTGGTGGCGGAAGTGGCTTCGGAGGAGGAAATGGAGGAGGAAGTGGTGGAGGGTTGGGAGGAGGAAACGAGAAATCAATATATACAAAGTCAGATGATGGCAAATCGGGTGGATTTGCTTTTACTGGTACAACTGGTAATGGCGGATACGGCGGTGGAGGTGGTTACAGCAGTGGAGGAAGTGGAAGTGGCTATGGAGGTGGTGCTGGATTTGGAGGTGGAGCTGGCGGCGGCTCTGGTGGAGGAACTGGTGGCTCCAATGGAAAAGGAGGATATGGCGGTGGAAATGGTGGTTTCGGTGGTAGTGGATCTGGAGGACTAGGAGGAGGTGCAAGTGGTGGAAATGGCGGGGGAAGTGGTGTTGGAAAGGGCCAAGGTGGATCGGGTGGATTTGGAGGTGGTAATGGCGGAGGTTATGGCGGTGGAGCTGGAGGCGGTTTGGGAGGTGGGCATGGTGGTTCTGGAAGTCTTGGAGGAAGTAATGGTGGATCAGGTGGTTTTGGAGGCGGCGGTGGTGGATCAGGTGGATATGGTGGTGGATCTGGCCTTGGAGGAGGTTCCGGAGGAGGAAATGGAGGCGGCTATGGTGGATCTGGTGGTTTTGGAGGAGGTAGTAGTGGATCCGGAGGAAACGGCGCTGGATCCGGCCTCGGAGCAGGTTCGGGAGGAGGTCATGGAGGCAGCACGGGTGGATCAGGTGGTTTTGGAGGAGGCAGTAGTGGATCTGGAGGATACGGGGGTGGGTCTGGCCTTGGAGGTGGTTCTGGAGGAGGGCATGGTGGATCAGGTGGTTTTGGAGGTGGTAGCGGTGGATCTGGAGGTTATGGAGGTGGCTCCGGCGGTGGCCTAGGCGGTGGTGCTGGTGGTGGCCTAGGTGGAGGATACGGAGGATCTGGTAGCTCAGGAAGTGGAAGCGGAGGCGGAGGTGGCGGACATAGTGGATCTGGAGGTTACGGTAGTGGCACTGGTGGTAGCGGTGGACTCGGAGGAGGACGTGGTGGTTCTGGATCTGGAGGTGGATCAAGTGGAGGTCTTGGCGGAGGTTTTGGAGGAGGCTTTGGAGGTGGACTTGGCGGTGGGCTTGGTGGTGGACATGGAGGCTCAAGCGGATCTGGTGGACATGGAGGCAGCCAAGGTAGTGGTGGCTATGGCAGCTCTAATAGTGGGCCAGGAGGTTACGGAAGCTCTGGTGGTGGTTCAGGTGGCTATGGAAGCTCTAGTGGTAGTAACGGGGGAGGTTGCGGTTCAGGATCTTGTGGTGGATGCGGGTCTGGTTCTTGTGGTGGACAAGGTGGCGCATTTGCATCAGCTAGTGCCAAAGCATCGGCCTCTGCAAGCGCTAGCAGTTACGGAAAATAG
- the LOC125077591 gene encoding uncharacterized protein LOC125077591, whose amino-acid sequence MSPISKVFLYSIFVIGNIYADKFDGTEPYIYKSEIPIAPRYGMVGVASAAGILSRNGRVSSVGGIQFFPSLNNKIPFAVKDEKALKQNMESNENMANMAPNNINWRKDSDGNIAEGSINFYPGGVAVSSSAKSRNIESNANPWANPFNPIMWPMNDPFSGPSRNFNYPGSLEWIHKDMFNNYVPPNLYSKRTWLYPTFNPFLN is encoded by the exons ATGTCTCCcatttcaaaagtgtttttgtaTTCTATATTTGTAATCGGAAATATTTATGCag ATAAATTCGATGGAACTGAgccgtatatttataaaagtgaaataccAATAGCGCCAAGATATGGTATGGTGGGTGTTGCCAGTGCCGCTGGAATATTGTCAAGAAACGGGCGAGTATCCTCAGTTGGGGGTATTCAGTTCTTCCCTtcccttaataataaaataccatttGCAGTAAAAGATGAAAAAGCTTTAAAGCAAAATATGGAATCTAATGAAAATATGGCAAACATGGCCCCAAATAATATCAATTGGAGGAAAGATTCTGATGGTAATATAGCCGAAGGTTCTATAAACTTTTATCCAGGGGGTGTAGCTGTTTCATCTTCAGCCAAATCTAGAAATATTGAGTCAAATGCAAATCCATGGGCTAATCCGTTTAATCCAATCATGTGGCCAATGAACGACCCTTTTAGCGGACCATCGAGAAATTTCAACTATCCTGGGAGTTTAGAGTGGATACACAAGGATATGTTCAACAATTACGTGCCGCCAAATTTATATTCCAAAAGGACTTGGCTCTATCCAACTTTTAAcccatttttaaactaa